Within Limisphaerales bacterium, the genomic segment GCGTAAGTTTTGGCAAAGAGCACAGGGCCGCCGTCACCGCCCAGCGCGAGGCACACATCGAAATAGGCTTTGGTAAAGTTGGGCATCGCCGAAGGCACCTCGCCGCCCAGCCAGTTTTGATCCTGCCAAAAACTCCAGCCGGATTGTTCATCGAAGGCGTGAGACTGAATACCCGCAAGCGGGGAATCATTGGCGAAAATGACCTGCCCGCGCTCGAGGCTCCCGCGAAAGAGAAAGCCCAGCACTAACGCCAGACACGCGAGCACAATCAGCGCGTCGAGCCATTTGGGAGAACGGGGTTCACTTGAAGAGTCGGACATCAAAACCTCAGCGGCGACCCTGCCCCGAAACGCCCCGCAAGGCAACGGCCAAGTTGCCCAGCATCCCCGCCCACGGGCCGGTAATGGCGCGGGTGGCGCGATCAATTTCCTGACGATAATGCGGCGTCTCCTCCGCCGATTGCGCGCGCTTCACCCGACTACGCGCGGCAAGCAAACAACGCTGGCGAAAATTCCACAGCCATGCACCGAAGCCAGTTTTTTCTAGCAACGCCGAGGCGGCCACCATCGCCTGCCATTCATCCGCAATCACTGCGCCCGGCTCGCGGCGGTTGCGGGAGGTGGTCGAATACTCGTGCCGCCGATATTCACAAAGGGCCGAAGGCACCTCGATCACCATCTCGCAAGTGGCCGCCAGTTCCGCATAAAAAACCGCATCGGCGCATTGAATGAAGTGCGTAAGAAATTCAACCGGCAACAATTGGCGGTTCGTTTTCATTAAAACCGCCGGCAAACAAATCGTCCGCAAATCCGCTTGGGCGGCGATAAATTCCTTTTGCGGAATGGTGATGGGCGCGCCGCCAGGCACAATGGGGAATGGACACATTAAATCCCCACCCTCCACCAATACGCCCTCTTCGCCGATCACTTCGTACGCCGAATAAACCAGCGCGCGCCCTTGGACCGCTTCCAACGGCTCAAGCATCCGCTCATAAAACTCCGGCTTGATGAGGTCATCCGCCGTGAGCAAATGCAGCACGTCCGCCTCTTCTGCGTAGCGCAGCGCGTTGTTAAAATTATCCGTTGACTCAACGTGCTCGTCGGTGAGCCGCCACTCGAAGCCTTCTTTTTCAAATGCCTTGGCGATCCGATGCGTGCCGTCGGTGGAACAGTTGTCTTGAATGATCACGCGATCGGGCCGGCGCGTTTGGCTGGCCACTGATTCCAGCGTGGCTTCAAGAAAACGTCCGCCGTTGTAAACGGGAATGACTGTAACCAGCTTGCTCATCAATAATTAAACGCCGAGTGTGCGCTTCAAGGTTTCCGCCACGCGCTGCACTTGTTCACGCGTGAGGTTCAGCGCCGACGGCAAGTTAATGCCCAACGGACTGAGGCGATAGCTCACTGCATTTCGCTTGCGTGCCACCGCCGCTTCCGCGTGTCCTTCATACGCCGGCAAACTGCTGAGCGGATGAAACATCGGCCGACTGTCGATGCCTTCCGCGTCGAGCGCGGCCATCAGTTTTTCTTTCGGCCATTCCAGCATTGGATCGAGCACGGCGGTGACCATCCAAAATGTGTTCTTCGTGTTGGCTGGTTCGTGATTCAAAGTGACGCCTTCCACTCCCACCAATGCCTCACGATACCATTCAAACATCTCCCGCTTGCGGGCCACCAATTCCTCCGCACGCTCCACCTGTGCCAAGCCAATCGCCGCGGCCACGGGCGGCATTTTGTACTTGAAAGCAACTTCCGTGTTTTTGAAATGCACATCACCGGGCTCGCGGCCGTGATCGCGCAACTGCATCACGCGCGCGTGTAATGTGTCGTCATTAGTCACCAACATTCCGCCTTCGCCGGTGGTGAAAGTTTTGGAACCGTGAAAACTAAACGCCGCGACATCGCCCAACGCACCCGCCTTGCGTCCGTCAAATTCGCTACCGATGGCCTCGGCGGCATCTTCAATAATTTTCAAGCCATGCTCATCGGCGATGGCCCGCAGCGCGGCATAATCCGGAACGCCGCCGTACAAATCTACCGGCAAAATCGCCTTCGTGTTTTCGGTGGTGCACGCGCGCACACTCTCGGCACTGAGGCACCACGTGTTTTCATCCACATCAGCGAATACCACCGTGGCACCGACATATGAAACCGGCGCGGCACTGGCAATCCAGGTGAGGTCCGGCACGATCACCTCGTCGCCCGGCCCAATGCCCAGTGCCGCCAACGCGAGATGCAGGCCCGAAGTGCACGAGGGCAAACTCACCGCGTGCTTCACGCCAATGTAGTTGGCAAAGGCGGCCTCAAAACGATGCGGATATTCACCGGCGCGCGCGTACCATCCATTCGTTGCCGCGTCGGTGGCGTAATCGATCTCCCGCTGAGTGATGCCCGGGCCGGCGATGGGGATGCGATCGCTCATTAGTCCGCCACGCATTTCAAATAACCGCCCGGAGCCACGCTGATTTGCAGCTTGGCGTCGATGGCGGTATTGACCTCAAAGCGTTCAGTCGTTTTCAAAAAAGCATCCGTCGCCGTGCGGGGATTATCACCTTTGTCCCACGGGCGATCGGGAAACGACCCCGCCGGCATATCCTCAATCAGCGTGTCGCACACGACTAAATAGCACCCCTTCGTGACCAGCGGCGCATACAATTCCAATTCCCGCAAAACGTGCTCGTGCGTGTGATTGGAATCAAGCACAACCATCACCCGCTCAGCTCCGGAGGCAACTGCGGCGACTTGCGCGGCGATGGCGTCCTCGATCGACGAGCCTTGAATCATTTCGATGCGCTCAAACATCGGGTGCGCTTCGATCTCGACGCGATTGTGTTCGCGGATGTCGATATCCACGCCGAGCACGCTTCCATCATTGCCGAGCAGTTGCAGCATCGACGCGTGAAAAATCAGCGATCCGCCGTGAGCGATGCCCGTTTCAATGATGAGATCCGGTTTCGTTTCCCAAATAATTTCCTGCAACGCCGCAAGATCCTGCGGAAATTGAATGACCGGCCGACCAAGCCACGTAAAATTGTAAGTGTAATGATGCGGCGCAATCGCAGCCACCCAATCGCGCGTCGCCTGTCGCACGGATGCATCCGCGTGCAGTCCGTCAATGTTGTCCTGCACCTCGGCAAAAAACTTGGCTACCTCGCTCATCGCGCGAAATCCTTCCAGTAAACCGTCCCCGAGGCAATCACTTCCCGCCCCGCGTGCCCGCAATTAGCCGCCAAATCCAACGCGCTGACAAAGGGCGTAAACGCCCCGTGCAACTGCGGATACGCGCGTTTTTCATAATTCAAATACTCCACCCGAATGCCTGCTGCCTCGAAGGATTCGTGGTCCAAATAATCCCACGCGCCGTGCCCCGTGACATAACGCTCCGCGCCCAAGGCCTGGCAAATCGCCAACACCCGCGCTGAACCCGTGCCTTCGATGTCCAGTGCTGATGACCACTGAATTACCTTCGGGATGATTTCAAAAAAACCCGCCAACGCCTCCACGCTCGCCGCACTCAACGCCGCCAGCGATTCGTGTTCTTTTTCAAACACCGATTTCACCAAGCCCAACATTTCCTCCGTATGCGGCGCAGCGGCGTACGCTTGCCGCAGCGTCGCAAGCTGTTTGCGCCGCCAATCGTGTTTGGCCATTTGCGTTTCATTGAGCGACTGCCCAAGTTTGGTTTCCGCCAATGGCACCGTGAGCCACGGCGTGCCCTCGGCGGTTTTTATTTGCACGCGGTTAAAAAATCCACCCTTTGAAAACTGCGCATCATCCAAATACACAAATACATCGGCGAGCCGCATTTGCTCCAACATCCCCACCCACGGGAAATACATCGGCTGGGATATCACAACCGTTTTCATCGCAGCGTCTTCTCCATAAAAACCACGTCCCGCCAATGACTGCCGTCAAAGTAATGCCGACGTTTCGTCTCCACGGTTTTGAATTTCAGTTTCCAATAAAATGCAATCGCCCGATGATTCACGCGCAACACGCGCAGCGTCAGTTTTTTACACCGCAGCTTTTTCTTCGCGTGCATTTCCAAAAGCCCCATCGCCTTCGCCGCCACGCCCTTGCCGCGCACCGATCGAGCCAAACAAATTCCCAAATCCGCCGTGCCCCGCTCGCGGTCAACCTGCGTCAACTGCACAAACCCGCATGGGCCGCCGTTTTCGATCACAAAAAAAACGCCGCTCGAATCCATCGTACGCCGCCGAATCCACGCTCGCACTTCCGCGGGCGAATACTGCCTCGGCTCAATCATGAGTTGAAGTTGCACTGCTGCGTCATTTCGAAGACCCGATAACACCGCAAAATCCCCCGTCACTGGAGCAAGCAAATTGACTTTCACGGGAAAAATACCTCCAATTCCTGCGACCAATTCAACATTGCCATCTCCTCGCGGGCCACGCGCGGGTTGAGCCCAACATAAAGTCGCCGCACAGTTTCCGGTAATGCCTTGGGCGCAAGGATGGGTTTCTTTAACAAAATCTGCTTTTGCCGATGCGGGTTTTGGTCGAGAAAACATTTCACCGCTTCGGGTCGTTCGAGGCAGGCGTGAATGAATGTGCCATAAAACCCGGAGCCATAAATGGCGGTTTCGCCGTTGCCCGCATTTTCAAACGCCCGAACCCGGTTGCCAAATTCCTGCCAGTATTCGGCCATCTCGTTGATGACATCGGCGACTGAATTTGTGATTGGGGCAATTCCATCTGCATCATTTTTTTCCGCGACCACCACCCACGCGCTGTTGTGTGCAGTGCTGTCAATTTCGCGCACGGCAAATCCGGCATCAGCCAACAAGCGATGCAGCGAGTGTTCGGAAAAATGATTCACGTGGTCGGCCACCACGAGATCGGCGGTGTTTGCAAACACATTGGGCACGAGAAAATAGAATGTGCCGCCGTCACGCAATAAACGATGCGCCTGCGCCACAAACTCGCGTGGGGTGTCCACGTGTTCCAGCGCGAAAAATGAAATCACCGCGTCGAAGCTCCCCGCCCATTCGGCGGGCAGTTCGTACACCGCTTGGTTTTCAGCGGGCACGAAGGCGTTCCAAAAATCGCGGTACTGTTCTCCCACATCGAAAACGTGCGGGGCAATATCATCACGGTGGCCGTGCAGGGCTTTGAGCGTGGCGGCCTTGCCGCAGCCGTAGTCGAGCACTTGCGCGTTGGGCGGGAGGTCGAGTTTTTCCAGCAATGTGGTGACTTGATGTTCGGTGCGGAAAATTTTCCGGCCCTCGCGCACGGCGTAGAGTTGATCCTCCTCCTCGCTGGCGGTGAGGATGTGATAATCTTCGGCGTAAAATTTTTCCAGCGCGGGCAGCGGTGCGGTTTGGGTGTGGCTACAACTTGCGCAATGCCAAACACGGGTGGCACCCTCGAGCACTTGGCACAGCGAGGTGATGGAAACGGGCCGCGCGGATTCATAAACCGGCGCGCCCAGCGGCCCCTCGCAAATGTTGCAGGCGTCCGTCATTCCACCACCCATTCCGGATGCACCGCACGGAGGTCATTGCCAGCAGCGTACGCGCCGGGCCAACCGAGTTTTTTCCCGGTCGGCTCCGCAAAGTTGAACCACCGCATTTGCATCGACCACCGCGATCGGGCGGCACGGTTTTCGCCGGAGCGATGCAACGTGAGGAAATCGACCAACACCAAATCGCACGGCTCCGTGAGCGGCGCAGATTTCTCGTACTTTGCAACGCGCTCCGCTTCGTCGGCCAAGGTCAATCCGTACGCACCGGTTTTGTCAGGGTTAGCCGAATCGTGTTCGCATACCGGAGCGAAATCGTCTTTGTGCGAACCAATGCAAAACTCCACGGGGCCGAGCTCATCGGTCATCGCCAGCAACGGACTCCAAAAAACCAACCCATCCAAACTACGCAACTGCGCCGGATAATCCTGATGCCACCCGGCGCGAAATTTTTCCTCGGCGGGATTATCAATCCGAATGCCGTAACCGCCCGCCGCAATGCCCGGCGCGTCCGTGCCGCGCACTTGCCGCACCACCGCCTCGTGCTTCGCGCTGGCCACGAGACGGATGAACGCGGGGATTTGTTTCACTGCATCATACACCACGCCACCGAGGGCGCGATCGTGCGCGATGAGGGATTGATAGCCCGCGTCAAATGTCTCCGACGCAAAGTCGGTTTGCTCGATGGCGAGTTGGTGTTGTTCGATGAGTAAACCGATGATCGAATGGACACCGCGCTGCACAGCTTCCACTTCGCCGCGTTCATAAAAATTCGGCAACACCAAAAAGCCATCGCGGACAAAGGCGGCGAGCTGTTCATCTGTCAGTGGCGCGCTCATTCGGTGAAATCCGGAAAAGACAAATCGCGCTCGCACACAATGGCACCGGCGATGGGCCATTGGATTTGGAACGCGGCGTCATCCCAGCGCACACCGCTTGCGGATTCCGGCGCGTAGGGCGCGCTCATCTGATAAAATAATGTGGCATCGTCGGTGAGCGTTTGGAAACCGTGCGCGATGCCTTCGGGTAAAAATACGGCGCGGCCGTTCGCGGCGCTGAGTTCGTTGGCGATGGATTGCTTAAACGTCGGCGACTCCGGCCTGAGATCCAGCGCGATGTCGTGCACCGCGCCGGAGACGCATCGCACGAGCTTGGCTTCCGCATACGGGGTGGTTTGGAAATGCATCCCGCGCACGGTGCCGCGTTGGGTGTTGTGCGAAAGATTGGTTTGGACGAGGTCAGTCGGCAAGCCGTGCGCGGCGAATTCCTCGCGGCACCACGCACGGGCGAACCATCCGCGATCATCCGCGTGCTTATCCAGCTCGATGACGAACACGCCGTTGATTTTTGTTTCAGTAAATTTCATTCGTTCAAACCAACCGCGCTTCCGGAATGGGGATTAAAAATTTCCCGCCCGAGTCGCGGTACGCTTGCTGCTGCGCGAGGATTTCATTCGCGAAATTCCACGCCAACAATAAAGTGACGTCCGGTGCGCGTTGGGACAGTTCCTCGGCGGGGACGATTGGCACGTGCGCACCGGGCATCAGCTTACCGTGCTTGTGCGGGCTGCGATCGGCCACGAAGGCGAGGTCATTGGCCATAATGCCACAAAAATTTAATAACGTGCTGCCTTTGGCCGCTGCGCCGTAGGCGGCGAGGGTTTTGCCTTCGGCTTTGAGGGTGGAGATTCGCTCGCGCAACTGGTCGCGGATGGCTGAGGCGTTGGCGGCGAAATTTTGATAATAACCGAGATTGCCCACGCCCAATTTGTTTTCCTCTGCGCGTAATGCCGTGACGGTTTCATCGGCAGCGTGGACATTGTGTCGCACAAAAATACGCAGCGAACCGCCGTGCATCGGCGTGCGCTCGACGCGGATGATGCGGAGTTTGTGGCGGGCGAAGATAGGTTCAATGGCGGTTAGGGTGAAATAGAAAACGTGCTCGTGATAAATGGTGTCAAATTCAGTTTGGGCAATCATCTCGGCGGCGTGCGGAAATTCGAGGATGGCATGGCCTTCGGGGGCGAGCAACGCCGCAAGGCCGGCGACGAAATCGTTGGGGTCGGGAGCGTGGGCGAAGACGTTGTTGGCGAGGATGAGGTCGGGTTGTTTTTCCGTTGCCAATGCTTGCGCGAGTTTTTTGGTGAAAAAATCCGTGCGCGTTTCCACTCCGTTTTCGCGCGCGACGGTGGCGATGTTTTCGGCGGGCTCGATGCCGAGGTGCGGTGTGCCCGCCTCAGCGAACTGGCGCAGGAGATAGCCATCGTTGCTGGCGATTTCGACGACATAGCTTGGCGCAAACTCTTTACGATAGCGCGTGGCGCATTCGGCGGCGTGTTTGACCCACGCATCTGAGTAGGACGAAAAATAAATGTAATCGCTGAACAACTCGACCGGCGGCACAAGATTGGTGATTTGCAGCAACCAACATTCGGTGCACACGGCGAGGCGCAGGGGGAAGCACGGTTCGGGTTGGGCGAGGTTTTCGGGGGCGAGGAGATTATTGGCGAGCGGTTGTTCGCCGAGATCGAGAATCAATTTGCCGGAGCGCGCGGCGCACGAGCGGCATTGGAAGTCCTCCAGCATTTTTATTGGGCCCACGCGGCGGATGCAGCCGTGGCATCGGCGGTGAACGCTTCGAGCTGAGCAAGGCTGAGGCCGTGAAGATCTTCGGCGTTTACGATGTGCCGTTGGTGATACCAACGCGCGGTACGTTGAACGGCGGTGGCGAAATCCCAAACGGGTTGCCAGCCGAGTTGCTCGCGGGCTTTATCGATGGCGAGCGAAAGCGTGGCGGCTTCGTGCGGGGCGGTTGGATCGGAGGCATCGGTCCATTCGCCGGGCCAATGTTGGAGGAAATTTTCCACGAGTTCGCGCACGGGGCGTTGGGCTTCGGGCGTGGGGCCGAAGTTGAAGGCGTCGGTGAAAGCATCATCCTCGGCCAAGCGCGCGCCGAGCCAAAGGTAGCCGGACAAACAATCGAGCACGTGCTGCCACGGACGCGTGGCGGCGGGACTGCGCACGGCGATGGGTTCACCGGCTGCAAGCGAGCGAACGCAATCGGGCACGATGCGGTCGACACCGTAATCGCCGCCGCCAATGACATTGCCGGCGCGGGCGGTGGCGATGCGGCCGTTAAATGCGCGTTGCCAACTGCGGGTCATGATTTCGGTGGCGGCCTTGCTGGCGGAATAAATGTCGTGCCCGCCGAGTGGATCGGCCTCGGTAAAGGCGCGGGATGAGCCGTCATTTTCATAACACTTGTCGCTGGTGACGACAACGATGGGGCAATCGTTTTTGTTTTGCCGCAATGCTTCGAGGACGTGGGCGGTGCCGAGGATATTGGTGGTGGCGGTTTCCAGCGGGGCGGCGTACGAACGGCGCACGAGCGGTTGGGCGGCGAGATGGAAAACGATGTCGGGCTGCGCGTTGGCGGCGGCTTGTTTGACCAAATCGAAATCGCTGATGTCGCCGATGGTTTCGCTGGCGAAGGTATTGGGCGCGAGGGTTTCGTGAAGATTGGACGCGGCGTGCGGTGCGAGGGCAAAGCCGTGGACGTTCGCGCCGAGGTCGCGCAACCACAGGCTGAGCCACGCGCCTTTGAAGCCGGTGTGGCCGGTGACCCACGCGGTTTTGCCGCTGTAAAATTTGCCGAACATTCCTACCAGATTTTCCACGGTGCAGCGCCGTCGGCCCACAGTGCCTCGAGTTGTTGCTGCTCGCGATGGGTATCCATACACTGCCAAAAGCCGGTGTGACAATGGGCCTTGAGCTGGCCTTCACTGGCGAGGCGCTCCAATGGCTCGCGCTCGAGGATGCAGTCGTCGCCGGTCAAATAATCTCCGATGCGTTTGTTGATCACGCAATAGCCGCCGTTGACAAAGCGCGGCTCGCGGTCGGGTTTTTCGCTGAAGGTGGTGATGGTGCCTTCGTTGATGGACAGCTCGCCAAAACGGCCGGCCGGTTGCACGGCGGTGGCGGTGGCGATCGCGCCGTGGTTTTTGTGAAACTCAATGGAGGCGTTGAGATCGCTATCGGTCAAGCCGTCGCCGTAGGTGAACAGGAAATCTTCATCGCGCACGTGGGGCAAGGCGCGGGCGAGGCGACCGCCGGTTTCGGTGGCGGGGCCGGTGTCGAGGAGGGTCACGGTCCAGTCTTCCTCGTCGTGATGGGTGTGGTATTGCACTTCCGGCTCGCGGCCGAGCTTGAGCGTCACGTCGCTGGTGTGCCAAAGGTAGTTGCGGAAATAATCTTTGATGACCTCGCCTTTATAGCCGAGGCACAGAATGAAATCGCGATGCCCGTGGTGGGCGTAGGTTTTCATTATGTGCCAGAGAATCGGCCGACCGCCGACGGGCACCATCGGCTTGGGACGATACTCCGTCTCCTCGCGCAATCGCGTGCCCTGGCCGCCGCATAGGATAACCACCTGCATCGCGGGAGGTTAAACGGGATTGGCCCCGCTGCCAACAACCTTCGCTTTGCGCGGGCGGCTGCGATTGCTACGCTGCCACGGACGTGCGTGATTTTTTGTTCAACTTGTTTCCGCCGGGCGGGCGGCTGCGGC encodes:
- a CDS encoding WbqC family protein — encoded protein: MKTVVISQPMYFPWVGMLEQMRLADVFVYLDDAQFSKGGFFNRVQIKTAEGTPWLTVPLAETKLGQSLNETQMAKHDWRRKQLATLRQAYAAAPHTEEMLGLVKSVFEKEHESLAALSAASVEALAGFFEIIPKVIQWSSALDIEGTGSARVLAICQALGAERYVTGHGAWDYLDHESFEAAGIRVEYLNYEKRAYPQLHGAFTPFVSALDLAANCGHAGREVIASGTVYWKDFAR
- the rfbG gene encoding CDP-glucose 4,6-dehydratase, which translates into the protein MFGKFYSGKTAWVTGHTGFKGAWLSLWLRDLGANVHGFALAPHAASNLHETLAPNTFASETIGDISDFDLVKQAAANAQPDIVFHLAAQPLVRRSYAAPLETATTNILGTAHVLEALRQNKNDCPIVVVTSDKCYENDGSSRAFTEADPLGGHDIYSASKAATEIMTRSWQRAFNGRIATARAGNVIGGGDYGVDRIVPDCVRSLAAGEPIAVRSPAATRPWQHVLDCLSGYLWLGARLAEDDAFTDAFNFGPTPEAQRPVRELVENFLQHWPGEWTDASDPTAPHEAATLSLAIDKAREQLGWQPVWDFATAVQRTARWYHQRHIVNAEDLHGLSLAQLEAFTADATAASAAWAQ
- a CDS encoding class I SAM-dependent methyltransferase; this encodes MLEDFQCRSCAARSGKLILDLGEQPLANNLLAPENLAQPEPCFPLRLAVCTECWLLQITNLVPPVELFSDYIYFSSYSDAWVKHAAECATRYRKEFAPSYVVEIASNDGYLLRQFAEAGTPHLGIEPAENIATVARENGVETRTDFFTKKLAQALATEKQPDLILANNVFAHAPDPNDFVAGLAALLAPEGHAILEFPHAAEMIAQTEFDTIYHEHVFYFTLTAIEPIFARHKLRIIRVERTPMHGGSLRIFVRHNVHAADETVTALRAEENKLGVGNLGYYQNFAANASAIRDQLRERISTLKAEGKTLAAYGAAAKGSTLLNFCGIMANDLAFVADRSPHKHGKLMPGAHVPIVPAEELSQRAPDVTLLLAWNFANEILAQQQAYRDSGGKFLIPIPEARLV
- a CDS encoding DegT/DnrJ/EryC1/StrS family aminotransferase, which translates into the protein MSDRIPIAGPGITQREIDYATDAATNGWYARAGEYPHRFEAAFANYIGVKHAVSLPSCTSGLHLALAALGIGPGDEVIVPDLTWIASAAPVSYVGATVVFADVDENTWCLSAESVRACTTENTKAILPVDLYGGVPDYAALRAIADEHGLKIIEDAAEAIGSEFDGRKAGALGDVAAFSFHGSKTFTTGEGGMLVTNDDTLHARVMQLRDHGREPGDVHFKNTEVAFKYKMPPVAAAIGLAQVERAEELVARKREMFEWYREALVGVEGVTLNHEPANTKNTFWMVTAVLDPMLEWPKEKLMAALDAEGIDSRPMFHPLSSLPAYEGHAEAAVARKRNAVSYRLSPLGINLPSALNLTREQVQRVAETLKRTLGV
- a CDS encoding class I SAM-dependent methyltransferase, producing the protein MTDACNICEGPLGAPVYESARPVSITSLCQVLEGATRVWHCASCSHTQTAPLPALEKFYAEDYHILTASEEEDQLYAVREGRKIFRTEHQVTTLLEKLDLPPNAQVLDYGCGKAATLKALHGHRDDIAPHVFDVGEQYRDFWNAFVPAENQAVYELPAEWAGSFDAVISFFALEHVDTPREFVAQAHRLLRDGGTFYFLVPNVFANTADLVVADHVNHFSEHSLHRLLADAGFAVREIDSTAHNSAWVVVAEKNDADGIAPITNSVADVINEMAEYWQEFGNRVRAFENAGNGETAIYGSGFYGTFIHACLERPEAVKCFLDQNPHRQKQILLKKPILAPKALPETVRRLYVGLNPRVAREEMAMLNWSQELEVFFP
- the rfbF gene encoding glucose-1-phosphate cytidylyltransferase, which produces MQVVILCGGQGTRLREETEYRPKPMVPVGGRPILWHIMKTYAHHGHRDFILCLGYKGEVIKDYFRNYLWHTSDVTLKLGREPEVQYHTHHDEEDWTVTLLDTGPATETGGRLARALPHVRDEDFLFTYGDGLTDSDLNASIEFHKNHGAIATATAVQPAGRFGELSINEGTITTFSEKPDREPRFVNGGYCVINKRIGDYLTGDDCILEREPLERLASEGQLKAHCHTGFWQCMDTHREQQQLEALWADGAAPWKIW
- the rfbC gene encoding dTDP-4-dehydrorhamnose 3,5-epimerase, with the translated sequence MKFTETKINGVFVIELDKHADDRGWFARAWCREEFAAHGLPTDLVQTNLSHNTQRGTVRGMHFQTTPYAEAKLVRCVSGAVHDIALDLRPESPTFKQSIANELSAANGRAVFLPEGIAHGFQTLTDDATLFYQMSAPYAPESASGVRWDDAAFQIQWPIAGAIVCERDLSFPDFTE
- a CDS encoding GNAT family N-acetyltransferase, whose protein sequence is MQLQLMIEPRQYSPAEVRAWIRRRTMDSSGVFFVIENGGPCGFVQLTQVDRERGTADLGICLARSVRGKGVAAKAMGLLEMHAKKKLRCKKLTLRVLRVNHRAIAFYWKLKFKTVETKRRHYFDGSHWRDVVFMEKTLR
- a CDS encoding glycosyltransferase is translated as MSKLVTVIPVYNGGRFLEATLESVASQTRRPDRVIIQDNCSTDGTHRIAKAFEKEGFEWRLTDEHVESTDNFNNALRYAEEADVLHLLTADDLIKPEFYERMLEPLEAVQGRALVYSAYEVIGEEGVLVEGGDLMCPFPIVPGGAPITIPQKEFIAAQADLRTICLPAVLMKTNRQLLPVEFLTHFIQCADAVFYAELAATCEMVIEVPSALCEYRRHEYSTTSRNRREPGAVIADEWQAMVAASALLEKTGFGAWLWNFRQRCLLAARSRVKRAQSAEETPHYRQEIDRATRAITGPWAGMLGNLAVALRGVSGQGRR
- a CDS encoding phytanoyl-CoA dioxygenase family protein, translated to MSAPLTDEQLAAFVRDGFLVLPNFYERGEVEAVQRGVHSIIGLLIEQHQLAIEQTDFASETFDAGYQSLIAHDRALGGVVYDAVKQIPAFIRLVASAKHEAVVRQVRGTDAPGIAAGGYGIRIDNPAEEKFRAGWHQDYPAQLRSLDGLVFWSPLLAMTDELGPVEFCIGSHKDDFAPVCEHDSANPDKTGAYGLTLADEAERVAKYEKSAPLTEPCDLVLVDFLTLHRSGENRAARSRWSMQMRWFNFAEPTGKKLGWPGAYAAGNDLRAVHPEWVVE
- a CDS encoding cephalosporin hydroxylase family protein, coding for MSEVAKFFAEVQDNIDGLHADASVRQATRDWVAAIAPHHYTYNFTWLGRPVIQFPQDLAALQEIIWETKPDLIIETGIAHGGSLIFHASMLQLLGNDGSVLGVDIDIREHNRVEIEAHPMFERIEMIQGSSIEDAIAAQVAAVASGAERVMVVLDSNHTHEHVLRELELYAPLVTKGCYLVVCDTLIEDMPAGSFPDRPWDKGDNPRTATDAFLKTTERFEVNTAIDAKLQISVAPGGYLKCVAD